A stretch of Allostreptomyces psammosilenae DNA encodes these proteins:
- a CDS encoding sugar phosphate isomerase/epimerase family protein encodes MTRPITLFTGQWADLPFEEMCRLASGWGYEGLEIACWGDHFDVRRALEDDGYVAERRAILDEHGLEVWTISAHMVGQAVCDHPIDERHRAILPARVWGDGEPEGVRRRAADEMKATARAAARLGVDTVVGFTGSSIWHTVAMFPPVPPEMIEAGYQDFADRWNPILDVFDEVGVRFAHEVHPSEIAYDYWSTVRALEAVDRREAFGLNFDPSHFVWQDLDPVGFLWDFRDRIYHVDCKESVKQLNGRNGRLGSHLPWGDPRRGWDFVSTGHGDVPWEPVFRMLNSIGYDGPISVEWEDAGMDRLAGAPDALEFVRRLNAITPPTSSFDSAFGNN; translated from the coding sequence ATGACGCGTCCGATCACCCTGTTCACCGGTCAGTGGGCCGACCTGCCCTTCGAGGAGATGTGCCGGCTCGCCTCCGGCTGGGGCTACGAGGGCCTGGAGATCGCCTGCTGGGGCGACCACTTCGACGTGCGGCGCGCGCTGGAGGACGACGGCTACGTCGCCGAGCGCCGCGCCATCCTGGACGAGCACGGCCTGGAGGTCTGGACGATCTCGGCGCACATGGTCGGCCAGGCCGTCTGCGACCACCCCATCGACGAGCGCCACCGGGCCATCCTGCCGGCCCGCGTCTGGGGCGACGGCGAACCCGAAGGGGTGCGCCGTCGCGCCGCCGACGAGATGAAGGCCACCGCCCGCGCCGCCGCCCGGCTCGGGGTCGACACCGTGGTCGGGTTCACCGGCTCCAGCATCTGGCACACCGTGGCGATGTTCCCGCCCGTCCCACCGGAGATGATCGAGGCCGGCTACCAGGACTTCGCCGACCGCTGGAACCCGATCCTGGACGTCTTCGACGAGGTCGGCGTGCGCTTCGCCCACGAGGTCCACCCCAGCGAGATCGCCTACGACTACTGGTCCACCGTCCGCGCGCTGGAGGCCGTCGACCGCCGGGAGGCGTTCGGCCTCAACTTCGACCCCAGCCACTTCGTCTGGCAGGACCTCGACCCGGTCGGCTTCCTGTGGGACTTCCGCGACCGGATCTACCACGTGGACTGCAAGGAGTCGGTCAAGCAGCTCAACGGGCGCAACGGCCGCCTCGGCTCCCACCTGCCCTGGGGCGACCCGCGCCGCGGCTGGGACTTCGTCTCCACCGGCCACGGCGACGTCCCCTGGGAGCCGGTGTTCCGGATGCTCAACTCCATCGGCTACGACGGCCCGATCAGCGTCGAGTGGGAGGACGCCGGCATGGACCGGCTGGCCGGCGCCCCGGACGCCCTGGAGTTCGTCCGCCGCCTGAACGCCATCACCCCGCCGACCAGCTCCTTCGACTCCGCCTTCGGCAACAACTGA
- a CDS encoding Gfo/Idh/MocA family protein, whose amino-acid sequence MVNQDTPELGVGLVGYAFMGATHSHAWRTAPRFFDLPLRPRLAALAGRDRTAVRAAAERMGWAAVETDWRALIARDDVQLVDICTPGDTHAEIALAALEAGKHVLCEKPLANSVAEAEAMAAAAEKARERGLRAMVGFSYRRVPAVALARQMVAEGRLGTIRHVRAVYLQDWITDPEFPLTWRLRKERAGSGALGDIGAHIVDLTQFVTGQLITGVSGLTETFVRERPLPQAAAGLSATGGEERGEVTVDDAALFFGRLSGGALASFEATRFASGRKNAMRIEINGSLGSLAFDFESMNELLFHDETLPAREAGFRRILATEPTHPYAGAWWPPGHGLGYDHTFVHQAKDLVEAIAEERDAEPTFADGLRVQRVLAAVEASAADRSVWTPVPGA is encoded by the coding sequence ATGGTCAACCAGGACACCCCCGAACTCGGCGTCGGCCTCGTCGGCTACGCCTTCATGGGCGCCACCCACTCACACGCCTGGCGCACCGCCCCCCGCTTCTTCGACCTCCCGCTGCGCCCCCGCCTGGCCGCCCTGGCCGGACGGGACCGGACCGCCGTGCGCGCCGCGGCCGAACGGATGGGCTGGGCGGCGGTGGAAACCGACTGGCGGGCCCTGATCGCCCGGGACGACGTGCAGCTCGTCGACATCTGCACCCCCGGCGACACCCACGCCGAGATCGCCCTCGCCGCCCTGGAGGCCGGCAAGCACGTGCTGTGCGAGAAGCCCCTGGCCAACTCCGTCGCGGAGGCCGAGGCGATGGCCGCGGCCGCCGAGAAGGCCCGCGAGCGCGGCCTGCGCGCCATGGTCGGCTTCAGCTACCGGCGCGTCCCGGCCGTCGCGCTGGCCCGGCAGATGGTCGCCGAGGGCCGGCTGGGCACCATCCGGCACGTGCGCGCCGTCTACCTCCAGGACTGGATCACCGACCCGGAGTTCCCGCTGACCTGGCGGCTGCGCAAGGAGCGGGCCGGCTCCGGGGCGCTCGGCGACATCGGCGCGCACATCGTCGACCTCACCCAGTTCGTCACCGGACAGCTGATCACCGGCGTGTCCGGACTGACCGAGACGTTCGTCCGGGAACGCCCGCTGCCGCAGGCCGCCGCCGGACTGTCCGCCACCGGCGGCGAGGAACGCGGCGAGGTCACCGTGGACGACGCGGCGCTGTTCTTCGGCCGGCTCTCCGGCGGCGCCCTGGCCAGCTTCGAGGCCACCCGCTTCGCCAGCGGCCGGAAGAACGCCATGCGGATCGAGATCAACGGCTCGCTCGGCTCGCTCGCCTTCGACTTCGAGTCCATGAACGAGCTGCTCTTCCACGACGAGACCCTCCCGGCGCGGGAGGCCGGCTTCCGGCGCATCCTGGCCACCGAGCCCACCCACCCCTACGCCGGGGCCTGGTGGCCGCCCGGCCACGGGCTGGGCTACGACCACACCTTCGTGCACCAGGCCAAGGACCTCGTCGAGGCGATCGCCGAGGAGCGCGACGCGGAGCCCACCTTCGCCGACGGCCTGCGGGTGCAGCGGGTGCTGGCCGCCGTCGAGGCCAGCGCCGCCGACCGCTCCGTGTGGACCCCGGTCCCGGGCGCCTGA
- the ctaD gene encoding aa3-type cytochrome oxidase subunit I, translating into MGTAAGFGSVSERRRPGNQVVRWLTTTDHKTIGTLYIVSSFVFFVIGGVLALLIRAELARPGTHIVSNEQYNQLFTMHGAIMLLLFATPLFAGFANWIMPLQIGAPDVAFPRVNMFAYWLYLFGGLITVSGFLTPEGPASFGWFAYTPLSDGRHSPEIGGDLWIMGLGLSGFGTILGAVNFITTIICMRAPGMTMFRMPIFTWNILLTSVLVLLAFPVLAAALLVLEADRQLGAQVFNPANGGAMLWQHLFWFFGHPEVYIIALPFFGIITEIIPVFSRKPIFGYSGLVAATIAIAGLSVTVWAHHMFPTGQVLLPFFSFMSFLIAVPTGVKFFNWIGTMWRGSLSFETPMVWAIGFLLTFVLGGLTGVLLASPPLDWHVTDTYFVVAHFHYVVFGTVVFAMFGGFYFWWPKWTGKMLDERLGYLHFWTLFIGFHTTFLVQHWLGAEGMPRRYADYLAADGFTGLNMVSSIGAFLLGASTLPFFYNVWKTAKYGERVVGDDPWGFGRSLEWATSCPPPRHNFTTLPRIRSESPAFDLHHPHVAALDYMENREEDKALTRVVEATDEAQAGGSEGGSSSHGPRGGER; encoded by the coding sequence ATCGGCACCGCCGCCGGATTCGGATCGGTTTCCGAGCGCCGCCGGCCCGGGAACCAGGTGGTCCGGTGGCTCACCACCACCGACCACAAGACCATCGGAACCCTCTACATCGTCAGCTCGTTCGTCTTCTTCGTCATCGGAGGCGTGCTGGCGCTGCTCATCCGGGCGGAACTCGCGCGGCCCGGTACGCACATCGTATCGAACGAGCAGTACAACCAGCTGTTCACGATGCACGGCGCGATCATGCTGCTGTTGTTCGCCACGCCGCTCTTCGCGGGGTTCGCCAACTGGATCATGCCGCTGCAGATCGGCGCGCCGGACGTGGCCTTCCCGCGGGTGAACATGTTCGCCTACTGGCTGTACCTGTTCGGCGGGCTGATCACCGTCTCGGGTTTCCTCACCCCGGAGGGGCCGGCCAGTTTCGGCTGGTTCGCCTACACGCCGCTGTCCGACGGGAGGCACTCCCCGGAGATCGGCGGCGACCTGTGGATCATGGGCCTGGGCCTTTCCGGCTTCGGCACGATCCTCGGCGCGGTCAACTTCATCACCACGATCATCTGCATGCGCGCCCCGGGCATGACGATGTTCCGCATGCCGATCTTCACCTGGAACATCCTGCTCACCAGCGTGCTGGTGCTGCTGGCCTTCCCGGTGCTGGCCGCGGCGCTGCTGGTGCTGGAGGCGGACCGGCAACTGGGCGCCCAGGTGTTCAACCCCGCCAACGGCGGGGCGATGCTGTGGCAGCACCTGTTCTGGTTCTTCGGGCACCCCGAGGTGTACATCATCGCGCTGCCGTTCTTCGGCATCATCACCGAGATCATTCCGGTCTTCAGCCGCAAGCCGATCTTCGGCTACAGCGGTCTGGTGGCGGCGACGATCGCGATCGCCGGCCTCTCGGTGACCGTGTGGGCGCACCACATGTTCCCGACGGGCCAGGTGCTGCTGCCGTTCTTCTCCTTCATGTCGTTCCTGATCGCCGTTCCGACCGGGGTGAAGTTCTTCAACTGGATCGGCACGATGTGGCGGGGGTCGCTGTCCTTCGAGACGCCGATGGTGTGGGCGATCGGATTCCTGCTCACGTTCGTCCTCGGCGGCCTCACCGGTGTGCTGCTGGCCTCTCCGCCGCTGGACTGGCACGTGACCGACACGTACTTCGTGGTGGCGCACTTCCATTACGTGGTCTTCGGCACCGTCGTCTTCGCCATGTTCGGCGGCTTCTACTTCTGGTGGCCGAAGTGGACCGGGAAGATGCTCGACGAGCGCCTCGGATACCTGCACTTCTGGACGCTCTTCATCGGATTCCACACGACCTTCCTGGTCCAGCACTGGCTGGGTGCCGAGGGAATGCCACGGCGGTACGCCGACTACCTGGCGGCCGACGGCTTCACCGGGCTGAACATGGTGTCCTCGATCGGCGCCTTCCTGCTGGGCGCCTCCACGCTGCCGTTCTTCTACAACGTCTGGAAGACCGCCAAGTACGGCGAACGGGTGGTGGGCGACGACCCGTGGGGGTTCGGCCGGTCCCTGGAGTGGGCGACCTCCTGCCCGCCGCCCCGGCACAACTTCACCACCCTGCCGCGCATCCGGTCCGAGTCCCCGGCGTTCGACCTGCACCATCCGCACGTCGCGGCGCTGGACTACATGGAGAACCGCGAGGAGGACAAGGCGCTCACCCGGGTGGTGGAGGCGACCGACGAGGCCCAGGCGGGCGGGTCGGAGGGCGGTTCCTCCTCGCACGGCCCGCGCGGCGGGGAACGGTGA
- a CDS encoding FadR/GntR family transcriptional regulator, whose product MPKQARRSLGEQVAEEIIEAVVAGDQAVGELLPPEWELAEQFGVSRLTVREAIGILRQKSVVRVQRGRGTLVLPFDEWSPLDPALFAAQASRGGWADRLRAVLETRRFVESGAAELAAQRRGDADLAAMETSLAAMREAGGDVDGFVEADMAFHDAVMTAAGNPVMAALFGPVRELLYRGRWATSRDPRARRSACAEHAAILEAIRRGEAPDAYRLMREHLRRTEHTLAEQAWEDDAPARDGAAAEQTPVGAAGDAA is encoded by the coding sequence ATGCCCAAGCAGGCACGGCGCAGCCTGGGCGAGCAGGTGGCGGAAGAGATCATCGAGGCGGTCGTCGCCGGCGACCAGGCCGTCGGCGAGCTGCTGCCACCCGAGTGGGAGCTGGCCGAGCAGTTCGGCGTCAGCCGGCTGACCGTGCGGGAGGCCATCGGCATCCTGCGGCAGAAGTCCGTGGTGCGGGTGCAGCGCGGACGCGGCACCCTGGTGCTGCCGTTCGACGAGTGGTCACCCCTGGACCCGGCGCTGTTCGCGGCGCAGGCCTCCCGCGGCGGCTGGGCCGACCGGCTGCGCGCCGTGCTGGAGACCCGCCGCTTCGTGGAGTCCGGCGCCGCCGAGCTGGCCGCGCAGCGGCGGGGCGACGCGGACCTCGCGGCGATGGAGACCTCGCTCGCCGCCATGCGCGAGGCGGGAGGGGACGTGGACGGCTTCGTGGAGGCCGACATGGCCTTCCACGACGCGGTGATGACGGCCGCCGGGAACCCGGTGATGGCCGCCCTGTTCGGGCCGGTCCGCGAGCTGCTCTACCGGGGCCGGTGGGCCACCTCGCGCGACCCCCGTGCCCGGCGGAGCGCCTGCGCCGAGCACGCCGCGATCCTGGAGGCGATCCGGCGGGGCGAGGCGCCGGATGCCTACCGGCTGATGCGCGAGCACCTGCGCCGGACCGAGCACACGCTCGCCGAGCAGGCCTGGGAGGACGACGCGCCGGCGCGGGACGGCGCCGCCGCCGAGCAGACCCCGGTCGGCGCGGCCGGCGACGCGGCCTGA